From Dechloromonas sp. A34:
TCCAAGCCGGAACACCTGCAGAAAGTGCTGGCGCAGGCCGGCATTGGTTCGCGCCGCGAAATGGAGGAATGGATTGCCGCCGGCCGGATCAGCGTTAATGGTGTGACCGCTCAGCTTGGTCAGAGCGTGGTGCCGACCGACAAGGTCAAGATCGGTGGTCGCCTGGTCAATTTGCGCTTTACGACAACCAAGACGCCGCGCATCGTCATGTATCACAAGCCGGAAGGCGAGATTGTTTCGCGTGACGATCCGGAGGGGCGTCCTTCGGTGTTCAATGCCTTGCCGCGTATCCGCGGTGGGCGCTGGATCGCGGTCGGCCGCCTGGATTTCAATACCTCGGGCCTGTTGCTGTTTACCACCTCGGGCGAGTTGGCCAACAAGCTTACGCATCCGAGTTCGGAACTGGTTCGCGACTATGCCGTCCGTGTGCTCGGCGAACTGACTCTCGACGCGCAAAAGCAGCTGCTTGAAGGGATCGAGCTGGAAGATGGTCCGGCTAGCTTCGCCAGCCTGGAAGATGCGGGCGGCGAGGGGGCGAATCACTGGTATCGCGTGACGCTCTATGAAGGCCGCAATCGCGAGGTCCGCCGGATGTTCGAAGCGGTTGGCTGTACGGTCAGTCGCCTGATTCGCGTTCGTTACGGTCCGTTCAACCTGCCGCCGCAATTGAAACGGGGCCGCGTGCACGAATTGAGCGAGCCGGAGGTGAAGGCGTTCGTGCGCGAGCTCGAAAAAATGCTCAAACCGGAAACAATGCTCCCGGAAGGTGCATAAAGTCGGCCTGATTCATTTACTGGAGGGAATAAACTCGTTATAATTCACGGGTTTGTTCCTCCCGTCATTTCTGGCGGGGCATCTTTT
This genomic window contains:
- the rluB gene encoding 23S rRNA pseudouridine(2605) synthase RluB; this encodes MKTKRSPFRQSPKNSDGAFDNRVVVAAVDQDEAPRQRGGRRNTDAAPAVEAPAKPKRQRMGPASGRANRGTVGRNGKLILESKPEHLQKVLAQAGIGSRREMEEWIAAGRISVNGVTAQLGQSVVPTDKVKIGGRLVNLRFTTTKTPRIVMYHKPEGEIVSRDDPEGRPSVFNALPRIRGGRWIAVGRLDFNTSGLLLFTTSGELANKLTHPSSELVRDYAVRVLGELTLDAQKQLLEGIELEDGPASFASLEDAGGEGANHWYRVTLYEGRNREVRRMFEAVGCTVSRLIRVRYGPFNLPPQLKRGRVHELSEPEVKAFVRELEKMLKPETMLPEGA